A stretch of the Hippoglossus hippoglossus isolate fHipHip1 chromosome 1, fHipHip1.pri, whole genome shotgun sequence genome encodes the following:
- the si:ch211-69b7.6 gene encoding neuroblast differentiation-associated protein AHNAK isoform X1, with protein MKMPKFSLPSLKGPEIDGNFDGPDMDINAPKFNLKGPKGGLDLPDFDISGPSGKFKKPNLNLPDLGLSGPKLDGPNLNLKSPNLDLSGPDLSGGINAPDFNMPKVDLKSPKLDFNTPKLNLDMPSGKMKMPELHAPDWDVKAPSGKLKMPKFNLSGTLPKGPNMDINTDLNAPNMNLKAPKLDVNTPDVNIGSPKSRFKLPKFKMPKFSLPSFKGPEIDGHLDAPDVDVNVPNVNVKAPRADLDLPDFDIPGPSGNFKKPNFNLPDLGLSGPKLSGPKLDLRSPDLDLSGPDLSGGINAPDFNMPKVDLKSPKMDFNAPKLNLDMPSGKMKMPKLHAPDWDVKAPSGKLKMPKLNLSGTLPKGPNMDMNTDLNAPDLNFKAPKIKGGLSAPDWDLPNMDLKAPKLDMNTPDVNIGSPKGKFKMPKLKMPKFSLPGLKGPEVDGNFDGPDMDINAPKFNLKGPKGGLDLPDFDISGPSGKFKKPNLNLPNLGLSGPKLDGPNLDLRSPDLDLSGPDLSGGINAPDFNMPKVDLKSPKLDFNAPKLNLDMPSGKMKMPELHAPDWDVKAPSGKLKMPKFNLSGTLPKGPNMDMNTDLNAPDLRLKAPKVKGGLSAPDWDLPNMDLKAPKLDVNTPDINLGSPKAKFKIPKMKMPKIGLPSLKGPEIDGGLDVPDFDINAPDVNLRGSKPGFEMPDVDFGGPSGRIKKPHLKMPDVGFSGPSLDGPNFDVKTPGFNLKAPKIKGGLDAPNLDFPSVDLKAPKFDMNTPDVNMDLTYAKVKKPKIKTPKMPNVDINGHLRGPDLNLPNVDVNGAKGKFKMPSLNAPDINLSAPKLRGPGLSAPDINLPNTNFKSPKFNLNANRPDLGIDGNLGRPDMNFNAPQVKGGIRGPDYDMNVPSGNFQGPQTHLDLTDRQFNVPSFKLPQFGSPDLNQGFSSPNAKLNMKPVELKGNISGPRVNAPNIDPRFPTAAPRSPGLHYKYPDLNLDDPSLNFRGPSYQNRRSDMNMRTPDLDIDGGVRLHHSDRKSHRNTAHSFPVADAGFGHRSDLNIDDFTGKDHVLRARGAKLDAQASRDYRQGFPPSGLDIDMMDAVHTRRIPAGYIYSKHQRTVQADVSARDPRVRVPNSSDGYYVTSFPAHTQNQRMPNRKYNTLGGLDFHSGNVELEVPNQNDPKGSTFVFADLV; from the exons ATGAAAATGCCAAAGTTTAGCCTCCCAAGCTTAAAAGGACCTGAAATTGATGGAAACTTCGATGGTCCAGACATGGATATCAATGCACCAAAGTTCAACCTCAAAGGTCCTAAAGGGGGTTTGGACTTGCCAGATTTTGATATTTCTGGTCCATCTGGAAAattcaaaaagccaaacttgAACCTGCCTGACTTGGGGCTTTCTGGTCCAAAGTTAGATGGCCCAAACTTGAACCTGAAATCCCCAAACCTAGATCTCTCTGGTCCCGACCTCAGTGGTGGGATAAATGCACCAGACTTTAACATGCCCAAGGTCGACCTTAAAAGTCCCAAACTGGATTTCAATACTCCAAAGCTCAATCTAGACATGCCGTCAGGTAAAATGAAAATGCCAGAGCTTCATGCTCCAGACTGGGATGTCAAAGCTCCCTCGG GCAAATTGAAAATGCCTAAATTTAATCTTTCAGGCACGTTGCCAAAAGGACCAAATATGGATATCAACACAGATCTGAATGCACCAAACATGAACCTTAAAGCTCCAAAGTTAGACGTGAACACTCCTGATGTCAACATTGGTTCACCCAAATCAAGATTTAAACTGCCCAAATTCAAGATGCCTAAGTTTAGTCTTCCAAGCTTCAAAGGGCCTGAGATTGACGGACACTTGGATGCCCCAGATGTTGATGTGAATGTACCCAATGTCAATGTAAAAGCTCCTAGAGCCGATTTAGACTTGCCAGATTTTGATATTCCTGGTCCATCTGGAAatttcaaaaagccaaactttAACCTGCCTGACTTGGGGCTTTCTGGTCCAAAGTTAAGTGGCCCTAAGTTGGACCTCAGATCACCTGATCTAGATCTGTCTGGTCCCGACCTCAGTGGTGGGATAAATGCACCAGACTTTAACATGCCCAAGGTCGACCTGAAAAGCCCCAAAATGGACTTCAATGCCCCAAAGCTCAATCTAGACATGCCGTCAGGTAAAATGAAAATGCCAAAGCTTCATGCTCCAGACTGGGATGTCAAAGCTCCCTCGGGCAAATTGAAAATGCCTAAATTGAATCTTTCAGGCACGTTGCCAAAAGGACCAAATATGGACATGAACACAGATCTGAATGCACCAGATCTAAATTTTAAAGCTCCAAAGATAAAGGGTGGACTTAGTGCCCCTGACTGGGACTTACCCAACATGGACCTTAAAGCTCCAAAGTTAGACATGAACACTCCAGATGTCAACATTGGTTCACCCAAAGGAAAGTTCAAAATgccaaaactgaaaatgccAAAGTTTAGTCTCCCAGGCTTAAAAGGACCTGAAGTTGATGGAAACTTCGATGGTCCAGACATGGATATCAATGCACCAAAGTTCAACCTCAAAGGTCCTAAAGGGGGTTTAGACTTGCCAGATTTTGATATTTCTGGTCCATCCGGAAAattcaaaaagccaaacttgAACCTGCCTAATTTGGGGCTTTCTGGTCCAAAGTTAGATGGCCCTAACTTAGACCTCAGATCACCTGACCTAGATCTGTCTGGTCCCGACCTCAGTGGTGGGATAAATGCACCAGACTTTAACATGCCCAAGGTCGACCTTAAAAGTCCCAAACTGGATTTCAATGCCCCAAAGCTCAATCTAGACATGCCGTCAGGTAAAATGAAAATGCCAGAGCTTCATGCTCCAGACTGGGATGTCAAAGCTCCCTCGGGCAAATTGAAAATGCCTAAATTTAATCTTTCAGGCACATTGCCAAAAGGACCAAATATGGACATGAACACAGATCTGAATGCACCAGATTTGAGGCTAAAAGCACCAAAGGTAAAGGGTGGACTTAGTGCCCCTGACTGGGACTTACCCAACATGGACCTTAAAGCTCCAAAGTTAGATGTTAACACTCCAGATATTAACCTTGGTTCACCAAAAGCAAAGTTTAAAATacccaaaatgaaaatgccTAAAATTGGTCTACCGAGCCTAAAAGGACCTGAGATTGACGGCGGTTTAGACGTCCCAGACTTTGACATTAATGCGCCTGACGTCAACCTCCGAGGGTCCAAACCTGGCTTTGAAATGCCAGATGTGGACTTCGGTGGCCCATCAGGAAGAATCAAAAAGCCACATTTGAAAATGCCTGATGTGGGTTTTTCTGGTCCATCGTTGGACGGCCCAAACTTTGACGTCAAGACACCGGGTTTTAATCTCAAAGCTCCAAAAATTAAAGGTGGACTTGATGCCCCCAACCTGGACTTCCCAAGTGTCGACCTCAAAGCTCCAAAGTTCGATATGAACACTCCAGATGTCAACATGGATTTAACGTATGCAAAGGTCAAAAAGCCAAAGATCAAGACACCAAAAATGCCAAATGTTGACATAAACGGACACCTGCGGGGACCTGATCTGAATTTACCAAATGTTGACGTAAATGGTGCAAAAGGAAAATTCAAAATGCCAAGTTTAAATGCACCAGACATAAATCTTTCAGCGCCTAAACTGAGAGGCCCTGGTTTAAGTGCACCGGATATAAATCTGccaaatacaaattttaaaagtCCCAAGTTCAACCTCAATGCAAATCGACCAGATCTGGGAATAGATGGTAACTTGGGCCGACCTGACATGAACTTTAATGCCCCTCAGGTCAAAGGAGGAATAAGGGGTCCAGACTATGACATGAATGTTCCCTCTGGAAACTTCCAGGGTCCCCAGACTCATCTGGatctgacagacagacaattcAATGTCCCTTCTTTCAAGCTTCCTCAGTTTGGAAGTCCAGATCTGAATCAGGGCTTTTCTTCTCCCAATGCAAAACTGAATATGAAACCAGTTGAATTAAAGGGGAACATCTCAGGACCGAGGGTCAATGCTCCAAACATCGACCCCCGCTTTCCTACAGCGGCACCAAGGAGTCCGGGGCTGCATTACAAATATCCAGATCTTAACCTTGATGATCCTTCACTAAATTTCCGAGGACCTTCTTATCAGAATCGCAGATCAGACATGAACATGAGGACTCCTGATCTGGACATAGATGGAGGTGTCAGACTTCATCACAGTGATAGAAAGTCACATAGAAACACTGCCCACAGCTTCCCTGTGGCGGACGCAGGGTTTGGCCACCGTTCAGATCTTAACATCGATGATTTCACAGGAAAGGATCACGTACTTAGAGCCAGAGGTGCGAAGCTGGACGCCCAGGCCTCACGTGACTACAGACAGGGGTTCCCCCCATCAGGTCTTGATATTGACATGATGGACGCCGTACACACCAGGAGGATTCCAGCTGGTTACATATATTCAAAGCACCAGAGAACAGTGCAAGCTGATGTTAGTGCACGAGATCCCAGAGTACGAGTACCCAACAGTTCAGACGGATACTACGTCACCTCTTTCCCCGCTCACACGCAGAACCAAAGGATGCCAAATCGTAAATACAACACACTCGGAGGACTTGACTTTCACTCAGGAAACGTGGAACTCGAAGTTCCAAATCAAAACGACCCGAAAGGTTCAACTTTCGTTTTCGCCGACCTCGTGTAG
- the si:ch211-69b7.6 gene encoding neuroblast differentiation-associated protein AHNAK isoform X2, which translates to MKMPKFSLPSLKGPEIDGNFDGPDMDINAPKFNLKGPKGGLDLPDFDISGPSGKFKKPNLNLPDLGLSGPKLDGPNLNLKSPNLDLSGPDLSGGINAPDFNMPKVDLKSPKLDFNTPKLNLDMPSGKMKMPELHAPDWDVKAPSGKLKMPKFNLSGTLPKGPNMDINTDLNAPNMNLKAPKLDVNTPDVNIGSPKSRFKLPKFKMPKFSLPSFKGPEIDGHLDAPDVDVNVPNVNVKAPRADLDLPDFDIPGPSGNFKKPNFNLPDLGLSGPKLSGPKLDLRSPDLDLSGPDLSGGINAPDFNMPKVDLKSPKMDFNAPKLNLDMPSGKMKMPKLHAPDWDVKAPSGKLKMPKLNLSGTLPKGPNMDMNTDLNAPDLNFKAPKIKGGLSAPDWDLPNMDLKAPKLDMNTPDVNIGSPKGKFKMPKLKMPKFSLPGLKGPEVDGNFDGPDMDINAPKFNLKGPKGGLDLPDFDISGPSGKFKKPNLNLPNLGLSGPKLDGPNLDLRSPDLDLSGPDLSGGINAPDFNMPKVDLKSPKLDFNAPKLNLDMPSGKMKMPELHAPDWDVKAPSGKLKMPKFNLSGTLPKGPNMDMNTDLNAPNMDLKAPKLDVNTPDINLGSPKAKFKIPKMKMPKIGLPSLKGPEIDGGLDVPDFDINAPDVNLRGSKPGFEMPDVDFGGPSGRIKKPHLKMPDVGFSGPSLDGPNFDVKTPGFNLKAPKIKGGLDAPNLDFPSVDLKAPKFDMNTPDVNMDLTYAKVKKPKIKTPKMPNVDINGHLRGPDLNLPNVDVNGAKGKFKMPSLNAPDINLSAPKLRGPGLSAPDINLPNTNFKSPKFNLNANRPDLGIDGNLGRPDMNFNAPQVKGGIRGPDYDMNVPSGNFQGPQTHLDLTDRQFNVPSFKLPQFGSPDLNQGFSSPNAKLNMKPVELKGNISGPRVNAPNIDPRFPTAAPRSPGLHYKYPDLNLDDPSLNFRGPSYQNRRSDMNMRTPDLDIDGGVRLHHSDRKSHRNTAHSFPVADAGFGHRSDLNIDDFTGKDHVLRARGAKLDAQASRDYRQGFPPSGLDIDMMDAVHTRRIPAGYIYSKHQRTVQADVSARDPRVRVPNSSDGYYVTSFPAHTQNQRMPNRKYNTLGGLDFHSGNVELEVPNQNDPKGSTFVFADLV; encoded by the exons ATGAAAATGCCAAAGTTTAGCCTCCCAAGCTTAAAAGGACCTGAAATTGATGGAAACTTCGATGGTCCAGACATGGATATCAATGCACCAAAGTTCAACCTCAAAGGTCCTAAAGGGGGTTTGGACTTGCCAGATTTTGATATTTCTGGTCCATCTGGAAAattcaaaaagccaaacttgAACCTGCCTGACTTGGGGCTTTCTGGTCCAAAGTTAGATGGCCCAAACTTGAACCTGAAATCCCCAAACCTAGATCTCTCTGGTCCCGACCTCAGTGGTGGGATAAATGCACCAGACTTTAACATGCCCAAGGTCGACCTTAAAAGTCCCAAACTGGATTTCAATACTCCAAAGCTCAATCTAGACATGCCGTCAGGTAAAATGAAAATGCCAGAGCTTCATGCTCCAGACTGGGATGTCAAAGCTCCCTCGG GCAAATTGAAAATGCCTAAATTTAATCTTTCAGGCACGTTGCCAAAAGGACCAAATATGGATATCAACACAGATCTGAATGCACCAAACATGAACCTTAAAGCTCCAAAGTTAGACGTGAACACTCCTGATGTCAACATTGGTTCACCCAAATCAAGATTTAAACTGCCCAAATTCAAGATGCCTAAGTTTAGTCTTCCAAGCTTCAAAGGGCCTGAGATTGACGGACACTTGGATGCCCCAGATGTTGATGTGAATGTACCCAATGTCAATGTAAAAGCTCCTAGAGCCGATTTAGACTTGCCAGATTTTGATATTCCTGGTCCATCTGGAAatttcaaaaagccaaactttAACCTGCCTGACTTGGGGCTTTCTGGTCCAAAGTTAAGTGGCCCTAAGTTGGACCTCAGATCACCTGATCTAGATCTGTCTGGTCCCGACCTCAGTGGTGGGATAAATGCACCAGACTTTAACATGCCCAAGGTCGACCTGAAAAGCCCCAAAATGGACTTCAATGCCCCAAAGCTCAATCTAGACATGCCGTCAGGTAAAATGAAAATGCCAAAGCTTCATGCTCCAGACTGGGATGTCAAAGCTCCCTCGGGCAAATTGAAAATGCCTAAATTGAATCTTTCAGGCACGTTGCCAAAAGGACCAAATATGGACATGAACACAGATCTGAATGCACCAGATCTAAATTTTAAAGCTCCAAAGATAAAGGGTGGACTTAGTGCCCCTGACTGGGACTTACCCAACATGGACCTTAAAGCTCCAAAGTTAGACATGAACACTCCAGATGTCAACATTGGTTCACCCAAAGGAAAGTTCAAAATgccaaaactgaaaatgccAAAGTTTAGTCTCCCAGGCTTAAAAGGACCTGAAGTTGATGGAAACTTCGATGGTCCAGACATGGATATCAATGCACCAAAGTTCAACCTCAAAGGTCCTAAAGGGGGTTTAGACTTGCCAGATTTTGATATTTCTGGTCCATCCGGAAAattcaaaaagccaaacttgAACCTGCCTAATTTGGGGCTTTCTGGTCCAAAGTTAGATGGCCCTAACTTAGACCTCAGATCACCTGACCTAGATCTGTCTGGTCCCGACCTCAGTGGTGGGATAAATGCACCAGACTTTAACATGCCCAAGGTCGACCTTAAAAGTCCCAAACTGGATTTCAATGCCCCAAAGCTCAATCTAGACATGCCGTCAGGTAAAATGAAAATGCCAGAGCTTCATGCTCCAGACTGGGATGTCAAAGCTCCCTCGGGCAAATTGAAAATGCCTAAATTTAATCTTTCAGGCACATTGCCAAAAGGACCAAATATGGACATGAACACAGATCTGAATGCAC CCAACATGGACCTTAAAGCTCCAAAGTTAGATGTTAACACTCCAGATATTAACCTTGGTTCACCAAAAGCAAAGTTTAAAATacccaaaatgaaaatgccTAAAATTGGTCTACCGAGCCTAAAAGGACCTGAGATTGACGGCGGTTTAGACGTCCCAGACTTTGACATTAATGCGCCTGACGTCAACCTCCGAGGGTCCAAACCTGGCTTTGAAATGCCAGATGTGGACTTCGGTGGCCCATCAGGAAGAATCAAAAAGCCACATTTGAAAATGCCTGATGTGGGTTTTTCTGGTCCATCGTTGGACGGCCCAAACTTTGACGTCAAGACACCGGGTTTTAATCTCAAAGCTCCAAAAATTAAAGGTGGACTTGATGCCCCCAACCTGGACTTCCCAAGTGTCGACCTCAAAGCTCCAAAGTTCGATATGAACACTCCAGATGTCAACATGGATTTAACGTATGCAAAGGTCAAAAAGCCAAAGATCAAGACACCAAAAATGCCAAATGTTGACATAAACGGACACCTGCGGGGACCTGATCTGAATTTACCAAATGTTGACGTAAATGGTGCAAAAGGAAAATTCAAAATGCCAAGTTTAAATGCACCAGACATAAATCTTTCAGCGCCTAAACTGAGAGGCCCTGGTTTAAGTGCACCGGATATAAATCTGccaaatacaaattttaaaagtCCCAAGTTCAACCTCAATGCAAATCGACCAGATCTGGGAATAGATGGTAACTTGGGCCGACCTGACATGAACTTTAATGCCCCTCAGGTCAAAGGAGGAATAAGGGGTCCAGACTATGACATGAATGTTCCCTCTGGAAACTTCCAGGGTCCCCAGACTCATCTGGatctgacagacagacaattcAATGTCCCTTCTTTCAAGCTTCCTCAGTTTGGAAGTCCAGATCTGAATCAGGGCTTTTCTTCTCCCAATGCAAAACTGAATATGAAACCAGTTGAATTAAAGGGGAACATCTCAGGACCGAGGGTCAATGCTCCAAACATCGACCCCCGCTTTCCTACAGCGGCACCAAGGAGTCCGGGGCTGCATTACAAATATCCAGATCTTAACCTTGATGATCCTTCACTAAATTTCCGAGGACCTTCTTATCAGAATCGCAGATCAGACATGAACATGAGGACTCCTGATCTGGACATAGATGGAGGTGTCAGACTTCATCACAGTGATAGAAAGTCACATAGAAACACTGCCCACAGCTTCCCTGTGGCGGACGCAGGGTTTGGCCACCGTTCAGATCTTAACATCGATGATTTCACAGGAAAGGATCACGTACTTAGAGCCAGAGGTGCGAAGCTGGACGCCCAGGCCTCACGTGACTACAGACAGGGGTTCCCCCCATCAGGTCTTGATATTGACATGATGGACGCCGTACACACCAGGAGGATTCCAGCTGGTTACATATATTCAAAGCACCAGAGAACAGTGCAAGCTGATGTTAGTGCACGAGATCCCAGAGTACGAGTACCCAACAGTTCAGACGGATACTACGTCACCTCTTTCCCCGCTCACACGCAGAACCAAAGGATGCCAAATCGTAAATACAACACACTCGGAGGACTTGACTTTCACTCAGGAAACGTGGAACTCGAAGTTCCAAATCAAAACGACCCGAAAGGTTCAACTTTCGTTTTCGCCGACCTCGTGTAG
- the si:ch211-69b7.6 gene encoding neuroblast differentiation-associated protein AHNAK isoform X4, with translation MKMPKFSLPSLKGPEIDGNFDGPDMDINAPKFNLKGPKGGLDLPDFDISGPSGKFKKPNLNLPDLGLSGPKLDGPNLNLKSPNLDLSGPDLSGGINAPDFNMPKVDLKSPKLDFNTPKLNLDMPSGKMKMPELHAPDWDVKAPSGKLKMPKFNLSGTLPKGPNMDINTDLNAPNMNLKAPKLDVNTPDVNIGSPKSRFKLPKFKMPKFSLPSFKGPEIDGHLDAPDVDVNVPNVNVKAPRADLDLPDFDIPGPSGNFKKPNFNLPDLGLSGPKLSGPKLDLRSPDLDLSGPDLSGGINAPDFNMPKVDLKSPKMDFNAPKLNLDMPSGKMKMPKLHAPDWDVKAPSGKLKMPKLNLSGTLPKGPNMDMNTDLNAPDLRLKAPKVKGGLSAPDWDLPNMDLKAPKLDVNTPDINLGSPKAKFKIPKMKMPKIGLPSLKGPEIDGGLDVPDFDINAPDVNLRGSKPGFEMPDVDFGGPSGRIKKPHLKMPDVGFSGPSLDGPNFDVKTPGFNLKAPKIKGGLDAPNLDFPSVDLKAPKFDMNTPDVNMDLTYAKVKKPKIKTPKMPNVDINGHLRGPDLNLPNVDVNGAKGKFKMPSLNAPDINLSAPKLRGPGLSAPDINLPNTNFKSPKFNLNANRPDLGIDGNLGRPDMNFNAPQVKGGIRGPDYDMNVPSGNFQGPQTHLDLTDRQFNVPSFKLPQFGSPDLNQGFSSPNAKLNMKPVELKGNISGPRVNAPNIDPRFPTAAPRSPGLHYKYPDLNLDDPSLNFRGPSYQNRRSDMNMRTPDLDIDGGVRLHHSDRKSHRNTAHSFPVADAGFGHRSDLNIDDFTGKDHVLRARGAKLDAQASRDYRQGFPPSGLDIDMMDAVHTRRIPAGYIYSKHQRTVQADVSARDPRVRVPNSSDGYYVTSFPAHTQNQRMPNRKYNTLGGLDFHSGNVELEVPNQNDPKGSTFVFADLV, from the exons ATGAAAATGCCAAAGTTTAGCCTCCCAAGCTTAAAAGGACCTGAAATTGATGGAAACTTCGATGGTCCAGACATGGATATCAATGCACCAAAGTTCAACCTCAAAGGTCCTAAAGGGGGTTTGGACTTGCCAGATTTTGATATTTCTGGTCCATCTGGAAAattcaaaaagccaaacttgAACCTGCCTGACTTGGGGCTTTCTGGTCCAAAGTTAGATGGCCCAAACTTGAACCTGAAATCCCCAAACCTAGATCTCTCTGGTCCCGACCTCAGTGGTGGGATAAATGCACCAGACTTTAACATGCCCAAGGTCGACCTTAAAAGTCCCAAACTGGATTTCAATACTCCAAAGCTCAATCTAGACATGCCGTCAGGTAAAATGAAAATGCCAGAGCTTCATGCTCCAGACTGGGATGTCAAAGCTCCCTCGG GCAAATTGAAAATGCCTAAATTTAATCTTTCAGGCACGTTGCCAAAAGGACCAAATATGGATATCAACACAGATCTGAATGCACCAAACATGAACCTTAAAGCTCCAAAGTTAGACGTGAACACTCCTGATGTCAACATTGGTTCACCCAAATCAAGATTTAAACTGCCCAAATTCAAGATGCCTAAGTTTAGTCTTCCAAGCTTCAAAGGGCCTGAGATTGACGGACACTTGGATGCCCCAGATGTTGATGTGAATGTACCCAATGTCAATGTAAAAGCTCCTAGAGCCGATTTAGACTTGCCAGATTTTGATATTCCTGGTCCATCTGGAAatttcaaaaagccaaactttAACCTGCCTGACTTGGGGCTTTCTGGTCCAAAGTTAAGTGGCCCTAAGTTGGACCTCAGATCACCTGATCTAGATCTGTCTGGTCCCGACCTCAGTGGTGGGATAAATGCACCAGACTTTAACATGCCCAAGGTCGACCTGAAAAGCCCCAAAATGGACTTCAATGCCCCAAAGCTCAATCTAGACATGCCGTCAGGTAAAATGAAAATGCCAAAGCTTCATGCTCCAGACTGGGATGTCAAAGCTCCCTCGGGCAAATTGAAAATGCCTAAATTGAATCTTTCAGGCACGTTGCCAAAAGGACCAAATATGGAC ATGAACACAGATCTGAATGCACCAGATTTGAGGCTAAAAGCACCAAAGGTAAAGGGTGGACTTAGTGCCCCTGACTGGGACTTACCCAACATGGACCTTAAAGCTCCAAAGTTAGATGTTAACACTCCAGATATTAACCTTGGTTCACCAAAAGCAAAGTTTAAAATacccaaaatgaaaatgccTAAAATTGGTCTACCGAGCCTAAAAGGACCTGAGATTGACGGCGGTTTAGACGTCCCAGACTTTGACATTAATGCGCCTGACGTCAACCTCCGAGGGTCCAAACCTGGCTTTGAAATGCCAGATGTGGACTTCGGTGGCCCATCAGGAAGAATCAAAAAGCCACATTTGAAAATGCCTGATGTGGGTTTTTCTGGTCCATCGTTGGACGGCCCAAACTTTGACGTCAAGACACCGGGTTTTAATCTCAAAGCTCCAAAAATTAAAGGTGGACTTGATGCCCCCAACCTGGACTTCCCAAGTGTCGACCTCAAAGCTCCAAAGTTCGATATGAACACTCCAGATGTCAACATGGATTTAACGTATGCAAAGGTCAAAAAGCCAAAGATCAAGACACCAAAAATGCCAAATGTTGACATAAACGGACACCTGCGGGGACCTGATCTGAATTTACCAAATGTTGACGTAAATGGTGCAAAAGGAAAATTCAAAATGCCAAGTTTAAATGCACCAGACATAAATCTTTCAGCGCCTAAACTGAGAGGCCCTGGTTTAAGTGCACCGGATATAAATCTGccaaatacaaattttaaaagtCCCAAGTTCAACCTCAATGCAAATCGACCAGATCTGGGAATAGATGGTAACTTGGGCCGACCTGACATGAACTTTAATGCCCCTCAGGTCAAAGGAGGAATAAGGGGTCCAGACTATGACATGAATGTTCCCTCTGGAAACTTCCAGGGTCCCCAGACTCATCTGGatctgacagacagacaattcAATGTCCCTTCTTTCAAGCTTCCTCAGTTTGGAAGTCCAGATCTGAATCAGGGCTTTTCTTCTCCCAATGCAAAACTGAATATGAAACCAGTTGAATTAAAGGGGAACATCTCAGGACCGAGGGTCAATGCTCCAAACATCGACCCCCGCTTTCCTACAGCGGCACCAAGGAGTCCGGGGCTGCATTACAAATATCCAGATCTTAACCTTGATGATCCTTCACTAAATTTCCGAGGACCTTCTTATCAGAATCGCAGATCAGACATGAACATGAGGACTCCTGATCTGGACATAGATGGAGGTGTCAGACTTCATCACAGTGATAGAAAGTCACATAGAAACACTGCCCACAGCTTCCCTGTGGCGGACGCAGGGTTTGGCCACCGTTCAGATCTTAACATCGATGATTTCACAGGAAAGGATCACGTACTTAGAGCCAGAGGTGCGAAGCTGGACGCCCAGGCCTCACGTGACTACAGACAGGGGTTCCCCCCATCAGGTCTTGATATTGACATGATGGACGCCGTACACACCAGGAGGATTCCAGCTGGTTACATATATTCAAAGCACCAGAGAACAGTGCAAGCTGATGTTAGTGCACGAGATCCCAGAGTACGAGTACCCAACAGTTCAGACGGATACTACGTCACCTCTTTCCCCGCTCACACGCAGAACCAAAGGATGCCAAATCGTAAATACAACACACTCGGAGGACTTGACTTTCACTCAGGAAACGTGGAACTCGAAGTTCCAAATCAAAACGACCCGAAAGGTTCAACTTTCGTTTTCGCCGACCTCGTGTAG